From the Manihot esculenta cultivar AM560-2 chromosome 3, M.esculenta_v8, whole genome shotgun sequence genome, one window contains:
- the LOC110612370 gene encoding uncharacterized protein LOC110612370, which yields MTPKISIARSHPCDFRLYSVQFFDTPIEVTVTSSATVVRKWLRTTLFLRRRYLGRLVVGLGVQWTPPNTAADTLQLCVGSRCLIIQLSLAATVPLILRRFLLDSNTTFVGIWNGSDEKKLWMTEHELRVHRLVDLRRYVRTRDGESLARASVERIVEEHLGYKGVRLERDISMSDWDVENLSYEQVLQACIDAHVAFEIGKDLRAWEL from the coding sequence ATGACGCCGAAAATCTCCATCGCCAGAAGCCACCCATGTGACTTCCGCTTATACTCTGTTCAGTTCTTCGACACTCCCATCGAAGTCACTGTCACTTCCTCCGCCACCGTCGTACGGAAATGGCTTCGCACCACTCTCTTCCTCCGCCGAAGATATCTTGGTCGCCTTGTCGTCGGCCTTGGTGTTCAGTGGACTCCACCCAACACTGCCGCCGATACTCTCCAGCTCTGCGTGGGCTCTCGCTGCTTGATCATCCAACTTTCTCTAGCCGCTACCGTTCCGCTCATTCTTCGACGCTTTCTCTTGGACTCCAACACCACTTTCGTTGGGATTTGGAATGGCTCGGACGAGAAGAAGCTGTGGATGACGGAACACGAGTTGAGGGTTCACAGACTTGTGGATTTGAGAAGGTATGTACGTACTAGAGATGGAGAGTCTCTTGCTAGGGCTTCGGTGGAGAGGATTGTGGAGGAGCATTTAGGCTACAAGGGGGTGAGATTGGAGAGGGATATCAGCATGAGTGATTGGGATGTTGAGAATCTCTCTTATGAGCAGGTTTTGCAGGCTTGCATCGATGCTCATGTGGCCTTCGAGATTGGCAAGGACTTGCGAGCTTGGGAGCTGTGA